A window from Rhea pennata isolate bPtePen1 chromosome 1, bPtePen1.pri, whole genome shotgun sequence encodes these proteins:
- the PLEKHG7 gene encoding pleckstrin homology domain-containing family G member 7, with the protein MPPGDCIHRRSYTESSVLLKLPTEEHTGSYHTPFQFDRHAVARISTSPTLRRLRMASASQALSFQDRTLTSSPQLGNQKEYTGSLHHICKSPPRCTKSSSLSLPSCVHAKLLSSKAKTETTTGDPESADRRSEPSRQKYPLSNGKAEATLQHSRKASSATLPARLPCPSPRQQEGIQTSGVPIKRAASRRRSSVVVSLPGLEVFPGDLLISDGAVDYLPPTALLLNTESKKPRWPFAKRGASKNKQKQASDLENCLSAVKIIDCSAYEFCLFKSKSWHEFIKAQETEQKDADSRLEVKKEEAVWELFTSECTYFLDHLLVLKMIFMNTLKYLQSNEFLLDVDLWRLFANLEELNKMSLSFVSSFFEIVKEHVNSSESSMNFISVLRKYFQGDLCQTHQIYCLNYSSAIFYLENLRQREDFGTYLKWCEQNKQCKRLHLPELLVAPLHRLTRYPLLLNNIWKKCTDEIEKGFIWSVKEKVEKSIRDLEGKVKWLDNFQKFRQLHEVVIWPQVWDRDKRFFVPECLKQSLRENSSENILSSMNRQLLHEGRLTLAESTRLLDVYLFLFDDFLLITKIKRNKKKHGGSEMGLIPVCPSVAPELQSLIREGGFCTVLDQPIPLDRLILRNVDPFHVTVFSLRNAFLIQHENRYQQCIAVFLLQAQTETAKKTWMSQIETAISNYTEQHETKKRTVFCFPTESSEI; encoded by the exons ATGCCCCCAGGTGACTGCATCCACAGAAGAAGTTACACTGAGTCTTCAGTTTTACTGAAGCTTCCCACAGAGGAGCACACTGGGAGCTACCACACACCTTTCCAGTTTGACCGGCATGCTGTGGCCAGAATTTCCACCTCTCCGACTTTAAGGCGTCTAAGGATGGCCTCTGCCTCACAAGCACTGTCATTTCAGGACAGAACTCTCACGAGCTCTCCTCAGCTGGGGAATCAAAAAGAATACACTGGCTCGCTCCACCATATTTGTAAAAGTCCACCGCGGTGCACTAAATCTTCCTCATTGTCACTGCCTTCTTGTGTCCACGCAAAATTACTGTCTTCCAAAGCAAAGACTGAAACTACCACAGGAGATCCAGAATCTGCTGACCGCAGATCAGAACCGTCAAGGCAAAAATATCCTCTCAGCAATGGTAAAGCTGAAGCGACACTCCAGCACTCACGGAAAGCCAGTTCTGCTACTCTGCCCGCAAGACTTCCATGTCCCAGCCCTAGGCAGCAGGAAGGCATCCAG ACGAGCGGTGTGCCTATTAAAAG AGCAGCCAGTCGCAGGCGCAGTTCTGTCGTGGTGAGTCTGCCCGGACTTGAGGTGTTCCCCGGAGACCTCCTCATCTCAGACGGTGCCGTGGACTATCtgccccccacagccctgctgctgaaCACAG AGTCCAAAAAGCCAAGGTGGCCGTTTGCCAAAAGAGGAGCT AGTAAGAACAAACAGAAGCAAGCATCTGATCTGGAAAATTGCCTTTCAGCTGTTAAGATCATAGATTGCAGCGCATAcgaattttgcctttttaag AGTAAATCTTGGCATGAATTTATAAAGGCTCAAGAGACTGAGCAGAAAGATGCCGACAGCCGATTAGaagtgaagaaagaagaagcCGTGTGGGAACTGTTCACAAGTGAATGCACTTACTTTCTGGATCATTTGCTGGTTCTCAAGATG atatttatgaACACGCTGAAATACCTGCAGAGTAATGAATTTCTCTTGGATGTGGATTTGTGGAGACTTTTCGCAAACTTAGAGGAGCTAAAcaag ATGAGTCTCAGTTTTGTAAGCAGTTTCTTTGAGATTGTGAAGGAGCATGTCAACAGCTCAGAATCATCTATGAATTTCATCTCTGTACTCAGAAag tatttccagGGTGACCTCTGTCAGACACATCAGATTTATTGCCTTAATTACTCCTCTGCTATCTTCTACTTGGAGAACCTGAGACAGAGAGAAGATTTTGGAACCTACCTGAAA TGGTGTGAGCAGAATAAACAGTGCAAGAGACTACATCTGCCAGAGCTACTGGTCGCTCCGCTACATCGACTGACCCGCTATCCCCTCCTCCTTAACAACATCTGGAAGAAGTGCACagatgaaatagaaaaaggCTTTATCTGGTCAGTTaaagaaaaggtggaaaaatCCATAC GGGATCTGGAAGGTAAAGTCAAATGGCTGGACAACTTTCAGAAGTTCAGGCAGCTTCATGAGGTCGTAATTTGGCCTCAAGTCTGGGATCGTGACAAGAGATTCTTTGTCCCAGAG TGTTTGAAACAAAGcttaagagaaaacagcagcGAAAACATTTTGTCTTCAATGAACAGACAACTTCTTCATGAAGGGAGGTTAACATTAGCAG aAAGTACAAGACTCCTTGATGTCTACCTCTTCCTATTTGATGATTTCCTGTTAATTACCAAAATTAAACGTAACAAAAAG AAACACGGGGGCTCGGAGATGGGCTTAATCCCTGTCTGTCCATCCGTTGCTCCGGAGCTGCAGTCACTCATAAGAGAAGGTGGGTTTTGTACAGTCCTCGACCAGCCCATCCCGCTGGACAGACTGATACTGAGAAACGTTGATCCCTTCCATGTGACAG TCTTCAGCCTGCGAAATGCTTTCCTAATACAGCATGAAAATAGGTATCAGCAGTGCATAGCAGTCTTCTTGCTACAAGCGCAAACAGAGACTGCCAAG AAAACGTGGATGTCACAGATAGAAACTGCAATCTCCAATTACACTGAGCAACACGAAACcaagaaaagaactgttttctgCTTCCCAACTGAATCCTCTGAAATTTAA